A single region of the Winslowiella toletana genome encodes:
- the proY gene encoding proline-specific permease ProY has translation MQETNKLKRGLSTRHIRFMALGSAIGTGLFYGSADAIRMAGPSVLLAYIIGGAVAYIIMRALGEMSVNNPQSSSFSRYAQDYLGPLAGYITGWTYCFEILIVAIADVTAFGIYMGVWFPDVPHWIWVLSVVLIIGGINLLSVKVFGEVEFWFSFFKVATIIIMILAGFGIIIWGIGNGGQPTGIHNLWTNGGFFAHGIVGMLLSLQMVMFAYGGIEIIGITAGEAKDPEKSIPRAINSVPLRILVFYVGTLFVIMSIYPWNQVGTSGSPFVLTFQHLGIAAAASILNFVVITASLSAINSDVFGVGRMLHGMAEQGHAPKMFMKVSRRGIPWVTVIVMMLAMLVAVYLNYLMPEKVFLVIASLATFATVWVWIMILSSQIAFRRKLSSEEAKALKFALPGGSATAMVGIAFLVFIIGLIGYFPDTRISLYVGMAWIVLLLVGYVIKQRVSRR, from the coding sequence ATGCAAGAAACGAACAAGCTCAAACGCGGACTGAGCACGCGCCATATCCGTTTTATGGCATTAGGATCGGCAATTGGTACCGGGCTGTTTTACGGCTCGGCTGATGCCATCAGAATGGCCGGACCAAGCGTGCTGCTGGCCTATATTATTGGCGGCGCGGTAGCCTATATTATTATGCGTGCGCTGGGTGAGATGTCGGTGAACAATCCGCAGTCCAGCTCGTTTTCGCGCTATGCTCAGGATTATCTCGGCCCGCTGGCAGGTTATATCACCGGCTGGACCTACTGTTTTGAAATCCTGATTGTTGCCATTGCCGATGTTACTGCCTTTGGCATCTATATGGGCGTCTGGTTCCCGGATGTGCCGCACTGGATCTGGGTACTGAGCGTGGTGCTGATTATCGGCGGCATCAACTTGCTCAGCGTGAAAGTGTTTGGCGAGGTGGAGTTCTGGTTCTCCTTCTTTAAAGTTGCCACCATTATCATCATGATCCTCGCTGGCTTCGGCATCATTATCTGGGGGATTGGCAACGGTGGTCAGCCAACCGGTATCCATAATCTGTGGACCAATGGCGGCTTCTTTGCTCACGGTATCGTCGGCATGCTGCTGTCGCTGCAGATGGTGATGTTTGCTTACGGCGGTATTGAAATTATCGGTATCACCGCCGGTGAAGCGAAAGATCCGGAAAAGTCGATTCCACGTGCGATTAACTCGGTGCCGCTGCGTATTCTGGTGTTCTATGTCGGCACGCTGTTTGTCATTATGTCGATTTACCCGTGGAACCAGGTGGGCACCTCGGGCAGTCCGTTTGTTCTGACTTTCCAGCACCTCGGTATTGCTGCTGCCGCTTCTATCCTTAATTTCGTCGTCATCACCGCCTCGCTGTCGGCGATTAACAGCGATGTGTTTGGCGTCGGTCGTATGCTGCACGGGATGGCCGAACAGGGCCATGCGCCGAAGATGTTTATGAAAGTCTCACGTCGCGGTATTCCGTGGGTCACGGTGATCGTGATGATGCTGGCGATGCTGGTGGCGGTCTACCTGAACTACCTGATGCCGGAAAAAGTGTTCCTGGTAATCGCCTCACTGGCGACGTTTGCCACGGTGTGGGTGTGGATTATGATCCTCAGTTCGCAAATTGCTTTCCGTCGTAAACTGAGCAGTGAAGAGGCGAAGGCGCTGAAGTTTGCCTTGCCGGGCGGCTCGGCTACCGCGATGGTTGGTATCGCATTTCTGGTGTTTATCATCGGCCTGATTGGCTACTTCCCGGATACCCGTATTTCGCTGTATGTCGGTATGGCGTGGATTGTATTGCTACTGGTCGGTTATGTGATTAAGCAGCGCGTCAGTCGCCGCTAA
- the nrdR gene encoding transcriptional regulator NrdR codes for MHCPFCSAVDTKVIDSRLVGEGTSVRRRRQCLVCHERFTTFEVAELVMPRVVKSNDIREPFNEDKLTSGLMKALEKRPVNSDDVENAISHIKTQLRATGEREVPSKMIGNLVMDELKKLDKVAYIRFASVYRSFEDIREFGEEIARLQD; via the coding sequence ATGCATTGCCCATTCTGTTCTGCTGTGGATACCAAAGTGATTGACTCCCGTCTGGTGGGTGAGGGTACTTCGGTGCGCCGCCGTCGTCAGTGTCTGGTATGTCATGAGCGCTTTACCACTTTCGAAGTGGCAGAGCTGGTGATGCCGCGTGTGGTCAAGAGCAATGATATTCGCGAACCTTTTAACGAAGATAAACTGACCAGCGGCCTGATGAAGGCACTGGAAAAGCGCCCGGTTAATTCTGATGACGTGGAAAACGCCATAAGTCATATTAAAACCCAGCTGCGCGCTACCGGCGAGCGCGAAGTGCCGAGCAAGATGATTGGCAATCTGGTAATGGACGAGCTGAAAAAGCTGGATAAAGTGGCTTACATTCGTTTTGCCTCGGTTTATCGCAGCTTTGAAGATATCCGTGAATTTGGCGAAGAGATCGCCCGCTTACAGGATTAA
- the secF gene encoding protein translocase subunit SecF, which yields MAQDYSVEQLNYGRKVHDFMRWDKLAFTISGLLLVAAVIIMGVRGFNWGLDFTGGTVIEITLEKPADLDSLRGALVNSGFAEPQVQNFGSSRDVLVRMSPNEGNAGQELGSKVVTIINQATEQNATVKRIEFVGPSVGSDLAQAGSMALLVALIAILIYVGFRFEWRLALGAVLALAHDVIITMGILSLFHVEIDLTIIASLMSVIGYSLNDSIVVSDRIRENFRKIRRGTPYDIVNVSLTQTLSRTIMTSATTLVVVLMLYIFGGALLEGFSLTMLIGVSIGTVSSIYVASALALKLGMKREHMIQQKVDKEGADQPSILP from the coding sequence GTGGCACAGGACTATAGCGTTGAACAACTAAACTACGGGCGTAAAGTTCATGACTTTATGCGCTGGGATAAACTGGCTTTCACCATTTCCGGGTTGCTGTTGGTCGCTGCGGTGATCATTATGGGCGTGCGCGGATTTAACTGGGGGCTTGATTTCACCGGCGGTACAGTCATTGAAATTACCCTCGAGAAGCCTGCCGATCTGGACTCCCTGCGTGGGGCGCTGGTGAATTCCGGTTTCGCCGAACCGCAGGTGCAGAACTTTGGCAGCAGCCGTGACGTTTTGGTGCGCATGTCGCCAAATGAAGGCAATGCGGGTCAGGAGTTAGGCAGCAAGGTGGTGACGATTATCAATCAGGCGACTGAGCAAAATGCGACGGTTAAGCGTATTGAGTTCGTCGGCCCTAGCGTGGGCAGCGATCTGGCGCAGGCGGGCAGCATGGCGCTGCTGGTAGCGCTGATTGCGATTCTGATTTACGTCGGTTTCCGCTTTGAGTGGCGACTGGCGCTGGGTGCGGTATTAGCACTGGCGCACGACGTGATCATCACCATGGGTATTCTCTCGCTGTTCCATGTCGAGATTGACCTGACCATTATTGCCTCACTGATGTCGGTTATCGGTTACTCGCTGAACGACAGTATCGTGGTATCGGACCGTATTCGTGAGAACTTCCGCAAAATCCGTCGCGGCACGCCTTACGATATCGTTAACGTCTCACTGACCCAGACGCTGAGCCGTACCATTATGACTTCCGCTACCACGTTAGTGGTGGTGCTGATGCTGTATATCTTCGGTGGCGCACTGCTGGAAGGCTTCTCGCTGACCATGCTGATTGGTGTTTCAATCGGTACCGTCTCTTCCATCTACGTCGCCTCTGCGCTGGCGTTGAAACTGGGCATGAAGCGTGAGCACATGATCCAGCAGAAAGTGGATAAAGAAGGTGCGGATCAACCGTCGATTCTGCCTTAA
- the queA gene encoding tRNA preQ1(34) S-adenosylmethionine ribosyltransferase-isomerase QueA, translated as MRVADFSFELPESLIAHYPQPQRSGCRLLSLDGPSGELTHGVFTDLLDKLEAGDLLVFNNTRVIPARVFGRKASGGKIEVLVERMLDEKRVLAHVRSSKSPKPGAELLLGEDESVKATMVARHDALFEIEFHDERAVLDILNAVGHMPLPPYIDRPDEDADRELYQTVYSQRPGAVAAPTAGLHFDEPLLAALREKGIEMAFVTLHVGAGTFQPVRVETIEDHIMHAEYAEVPQDVVDAVLACKARGKRVVAVGTTSVRSLESAAKASQDALIAPFFDDTKIFIYPGYHYQVVDALVTNFHLPESTLIMLVSAFAGYRHTMQAYQQAVAEQYRFFSYGDAMFISRNPQAEVEVVGE; from the coding sequence ATGCGCGTTGCCGATTTTTCTTTTGAGTTACCTGAATCTTTGATTGCCCATTACCCGCAGCCACAGCGCAGCGGATGTCGCCTGCTTTCCCTCGACGGGCCGAGCGGTGAACTGACGCATGGGGTATTCACCGATTTGCTGGATAAACTCGAGGCTGGCGATCTGCTGGTATTCAATAATACCCGGGTGATTCCGGCGCGCGTATTCGGACGTAAAGCCAGCGGCGGTAAAATCGAAGTGCTGGTCGAGCGTATGCTCGATGAAAAACGCGTGCTGGCGCATGTGCGCTCTTCTAAATCGCCGAAGCCCGGTGCAGAGTTATTGCTGGGTGAAGATGAAAGCGTGAAAGCGACGATGGTAGCGCGCCATGATGCGCTGTTTGAAATCGAGTTTCACGACGAACGCGCGGTACTCGATATTCTGAACGCCGTCGGCCATATGCCACTGCCGCCGTATATCGACCGTCCTGATGAAGATGCTGACCGTGAGCTGTATCAGACGGTCTACAGCCAGCGTCCGGGCGCGGTTGCCGCGCCGACTGCCGGTCTGCATTTTGACGAGCCGTTGCTGGCTGCGCTGCGTGAGAAAGGCATTGAGATGGCGTTCGTTACGCTGCATGTTGGTGCGGGCACTTTCCAGCCGGTGCGGGTAGAAACCATCGAAGACCATATTATGCATGCCGAATATGCTGAAGTGCCGCAGGATGTCGTCGATGCGGTACTGGCGTGCAAAGCGCGCGGTAAGCGGGTGGTAGCGGTCGGCACCACGTCGGTGCGTTCGCTGGAAAGCGCGGCCAAAGCCAGTCAGGATGCACTGATTGCGCCCTTCTTCGACGATACCAAAATCTTTATCTACCCGGGCTATCACTACCAGGTTGTCGATGCGCTGGTGACCAATTTCCACCTGCCGGAGTCGACGCTGATTATGCTGGTGTCGGCATTTGCAGGTTACCGCCACACCATGCAGGCTTATCAGCAGGCGGTGGCGGAGCAATATCGTTTCTTTAGTTACGGCGATGCGATGTTTATCAGCCGTAATCCGCAGGCCGAAGTCGAAGTGGTCGGCGAGTAA
- a CDS encoding ACP phosphodiesterase — protein MNFLAHLHLATLANSSLLGNLMADFVRGNPHNDWPQPVAEGISLHRRIDVMTDSLPEVRAARRYFREETYRVAPITLDVIWDHFLARHWQQIAPEISLPTFLNQARAVIQPELPSTPERFQNLNRYLWTERWMENYADAAYLEKVLYGMASRRPRLAALSDSYQDFVAHYHQFDTLFWQFYPRMMAQAAQQQL, from the coding sequence ATGAACTTTCTTGCTCATCTTCATCTGGCCACGCTGGCCAACAGTTCGCTGCTCGGCAATCTGATGGCCGACTTCGTCCGCGGCAACCCGCATAACGACTGGCCTCAGCCGGTAGCCGAAGGCATTTCGTTGCACCGTCGTATTGATGTCATGACGGATTCGCTGCCGGAAGTCCGCGCCGCGCGCCGTTACTTCCGCGAGGAAACGTATCGCGTTGCGCCCATTACGCTGGATGTTATCTGGGACCATTTTCTCGCGCGCCACTGGCAACAGATTGCGCCGGAAATATCCTTGCCAACTTTCCTCAACCAGGCACGCGCGGTGATCCAGCCTGAATTACCGTCGACGCCAGAGCGCTTTCAGAACCTTAATCGCTATTTATGGACCGAGCGCTGGATGGAAAACTATGCCGATGCAGCTTACTTAGAGAAGGTGCTGTATGGCATGGCCTCACGCCGCCCCCGGCTGGCTGCCCTCAGCGACTCTTATCAGGATTTTGTCGCGCATTATCATCAATTTGACACACTGTTCTGGCAGTTTTATCCGCGCATGATGGCACAAGCCGCACAGCAGCAGCTGTGA
- a CDS encoding SadB/YajI family lipoprotein, producing MERNKRYKPALLAMVIMLAGCAAPKPPAVNQLHNEVGKLNQELRQLTDQASMLEQQRLLNNGVANGAWLLPSANTAVVLQSNAGQLRLSLSHVEAEANGTRALLHIRAASEQRLVPMTIKVEWGELDPTTGKPLAVDSQSQTIEVPSTLLPRADATVPLRLSGIQPEQLGYVRVHDVMPAAATSPVTPPPAQ from the coding sequence ATGGAAAGGAATAAGCGGTACAAACCCGCATTACTGGCAATGGTGATCATGCTGGCCGGTTGCGCAGCACCGAAGCCACCCGCAGTCAATCAACTGCACAATGAAGTGGGTAAACTTAATCAGGAATTGCGTCAGCTGACCGATCAGGCGTCGATGCTTGAGCAGCAGCGCTTGCTTAACAATGGTGTAGCCAATGGCGCATGGCTACTGCCGTCAGCTAATACCGCCGTCGTATTACAAAGTAATGCCGGGCAGCTGCGGCTGTCATTAAGTCATGTCGAAGCGGAAGCCAACGGCACCCGCGCGCTGTTACATATCCGCGCGGCAAGCGAGCAACGGCTGGTACCAATGACGATTAAAGTTGAATGGGGCGAACTCGATCCGACCACCGGAAAACCGCTGGCGGTCGACAGCCAGTCGCAAACGATTGAAGTTCCCTCTACTTTGCTACCCAGAGCCGATGCTACCGTGCCACTGCGTTTAAGCGGTATTCAGCCGGAACAGCTTGGCTACGTGCGGGTGCATGATGTCATGCCCGCCGCGGCAACCTCGCCGGTTACGCCGCCGCCAGCGCAATAA
- a CDS encoding peroxiredoxin C: MVLVTRQAPDFTAAAVLGNGEIVENFNFKKHTAGKATVVFFWPMDFTFVCPSELIAFDKRYEEFQKRGVEVVGVSFDSEFVHNAWRKTPVEKGGIGEVKYAMVADIKREIQKAYGIEHPDAGVALRGSFLIDQNGVVRHQVVNDLPLGRNVDEMLRMVDALQFHEEHGEVCPAQWEKGKEGMGASPEGVAKYLSENATNL; this comes from the coding sequence ATGGTCCTGGTAACTCGTCAAGCCCCTGATTTTACTGCAGCAGCTGTACTGGGCAACGGTGAAATCGTTGAAAACTTTAACTTTAAAAAACACACCGCTGGTAAAGCCACCGTTGTGTTCTTTTGGCCAATGGACTTCACCTTCGTCTGCCCGTCTGAGCTGATTGCTTTTGACAAGCGTTACGAAGAGTTCCAGAAGCGTGGTGTTGAAGTTGTTGGTGTCTCCTTCGATTCCGAGTTCGTGCACAACGCATGGCGTAAAACTCCGGTTGAGAAAGGCGGCATCGGCGAAGTGAAATACGCAATGGTTGCTGATATCAAACGCGAAATCCAGAAAGCTTACGGTATCGAGCATCCGGACGCAGGCGTTGCACTGCGCGGCTCTTTCCTGATCGACCAGAACGGCGTTGTTCGTCATCAGGTTGTCAACGATCTGCCACTGGGCCGTAACGTTGATGAAATGCTGCGTATGGTTGACGCGCTGCAATTCCACGAAGAGCACGGTGAAGTTTGCCCGGCTCAGTGGGAAAAAGGAAAAGAAGGCATGGGCGCATCTCCGGAAGGCGTTGCGAAATACCTGTCTGAAAACGCGACCAACCTGTAA
- the tgt gene encoding tRNA guanosine(34) transglycosylase Tgt: MKFELDTTDGRARRGRLVFDRGVVETPAFMPVGTYGTVKGMTPEEVHETGAQIILGNTFHLWLRPGQEIMKLHGDLHDFMQWKGPILTDSGGFQVFSLGDIRKITEAGVHFRNPINGDPIFLDPEKSMEIQYDLGSDIVMIFDECTPYPADWDYAKNSMEMSLRWAQRSRDRFDSLGNKNALFGIIQGGVYEDLRDVSVKGLVEIGFDGYAVGGLAVGEPKEDMHRILEHVCPQIPEDKPRYLMGVGKPEDLVEGVRRGVDMFDCVMPTRNARNGHLFVTDGVVKIRNAKYKDDTSPLDAECDCYTCRSYSRAYLHHLDRCNEILGARLNTIHNLRYYQRLMAGLRQAIEEGKLECFVTEFYERKGKAVPPLTV; the protein is encoded by the coding sequence GTGAAGTTTGAACTTGATACTACCGATGGACGCGCCCGTCGCGGACGCCTGGTATTTGATCGTGGCGTGGTAGAAACCCCGGCGTTTATGCCGGTCGGCACCTACGGTACCGTTAAGGGGATGACCCCGGAAGAAGTGCACGAGACCGGCGCGCAGATTATTCTGGGCAACACTTTCCACCTCTGGCTGCGTCCTGGCCAGGAGATCATGAAGCTGCATGGCGACCTGCACGACTTTATGCAGTGGAAAGGCCCGATTCTTACCGACTCCGGCGGTTTTCAGGTATTCAGCCTCGGTGATATCCGTAAGATCACCGAAGCCGGCGTTCATTTCCGTAACCCGATCAATGGCGATCCTATCTTCCTCGATCCGGAAAAATCGATGGAGATTCAGTACGATCTCGGTTCCGATATCGTCATGATCTTTGACGAATGTACGCCTTATCCTGCTGACTGGGATTACGCCAAAAACTCGATGGAAATGTCACTGCGCTGGGCACAACGCAGCCGTGACCGTTTCGATTCGCTCGGCAATAAAAATGCGCTGTTTGGCATTATTCAGGGCGGTGTTTACGAAGATTTACGTGATGTCTCCGTCAAAGGGCTGGTAGAGATTGGCTTTGATGGGTACGCTGTGGGCGGCCTGGCGGTCGGTGAGCCGAAAGAAGATATGCACCGTATTCTGGAGCATGTCTGCCCGCAGATCCCGGAAGACAAGCCGCGCTATCTGATGGGCGTGGGTAAACCTGAGGACCTGGTGGAAGGGGTTCGTCGCGGCGTTGATATGTTCGACTGTGTGATGCCAACCCGTAACGCGCGTAACGGTCATCTGTTTGTGACCGATGGCGTGGTTAAAATCCGCAATGCGAAGTATAAAGATGACACCTCTCCGCTGGATGCCGAATGTGATTGCTACACCTGTCGCAGTTACAGCCGTGCTTACTTGCACCACCTTGATCGCTGTAATGAAATCCTGGGTGCGCGGCTGAACACTATTCATAACTTGCGCTATTACCAGCGTTTGATGGCGGGTTTACGCCAGGCCATCGAAGAGGGTAAATTAGAGTGCTTCGTTACCGAGTTCTATGAACGGAAGGGTAAGGCAGTTCCGCCTTTAACCGTCTGA
- the secD gene encoding protein translocase subunit SecD gives MLNRYPLWKYIMLIVVILVGLLYALPNLYGEDPAVQITGARGAAASEQTLGQIQEALKQDNIQSKSIALENGAILARFANTDVQLRAREAIMKVLGENYVVALNLAPATPAWLSLLGAEPMKLGLDLRGGVHFLMEVDMDTALGKLQEQNTDSLRSDLRDKNIPYTNVRKIDNYGVEVRFRDASARNDAVQYLTSRHRDLVISNSGSNALRAVMSDERMREAREYAVQQNINILRNRVNQLGVAEPLVQRQGSDRIVVELPGIQDTARAKEILGATATLEFRLVNTSVDQSAAASGRVPGDSEVKNTREGQPVVLYKRVILTGDHITDSTSSTDEYNQPQVNISLDSAGGNIMSNFTKDNIGKPMATLFVEYKDSGKKDATGRAILEKQEEVINVANIQSRLGNSFRITGINNPNEARQLSLLLRAGALIAPIQIVEERTIGPTMGAQNITQGLEACLWGLLASIVFMVVYYRKFGVIATSALIANLVLIIGVMSLLPGATLTMPGIAGIVLTLAVAVDANVLINERIKEELKNGRSIQQSIHEGYKGAFSSIVDANVTTLITAVILYAVGTGSIKGFAITTAIGVVTSMFTAIVGTRAIVNLLYGGKRINKLSI, from the coding sequence GTGTTAAACCGTTATCCTCTGTGGAAGTACATCATGCTGATCGTCGTGATTCTCGTCGGTCTGCTGTACGCACTTCCCAACCTTTATGGTGAGGATCCGGCTGTTCAAATCACTGGCGCGCGCGGTGCCGCCGCCAGTGAGCAAACGCTGGGTCAGATCCAGGAAGCATTAAAACAAGACAATATTCAGAGCAAATCAATTGCGCTGGAAAACGGTGCCATTCTGGCGCGTTTCGCTAATACGGATGTGCAGCTGCGCGCCCGCGAAGCGATTATGAAGGTTCTTGGCGAGAATTACGTTGTCGCACTTAACCTCGCACCAGCAACGCCAGCCTGGCTGAGTCTGCTGGGGGCAGAGCCGATGAAACTCGGCCTTGACCTGCGTGGCGGTGTTCACTTCCTGATGGAAGTGGATATGGATACCGCACTGGGTAAACTGCAGGAACAGAATACCGACAGCCTGCGTAGCGACCTGCGTGACAAAAATATTCCTTACACTAACGTTCGTAAAATTGATAACTACGGTGTGGAAGTGCGTTTCCGTGACGCCAGCGCCCGTAATGATGCGGTGCAGTACTTAACTTCCCGCCATCGCGATCTGGTTATCAGCAACAGCGGCAGTAATGCACTGCGTGCTGTGATGAGTGACGAGCGTATGCGTGAAGCGCGTGAGTATGCGGTTCAGCAAAACATCAATATTTTACGTAATCGTGTTAACCAGCTTGGCGTGGCCGAGCCACTGGTGCAGCGTCAGGGCTCTGACCGCATCGTGGTAGAGCTGCCAGGGATTCAGGATACTGCGCGTGCGAAAGAGATTCTTGGCGCAACCGCAACTCTGGAATTCCGTCTGGTCAACACCAGCGTCGATCAGTCTGCGGCGGCTTCTGGCCGTGTGCCTGGTGACTCTGAAGTTAAAAACACCCGTGAAGGGCAGCCGGTTGTGCTGTACAAGCGTGTGATTTTGACCGGTGACCATATTACCGATTCCACTTCCAGTACCGATGAGTACAACCAGCCACAGGTGAATATTTCACTGGACAGCGCTGGCGGTAACATCATGTCCAACTTCACCAAGGACAATATTGGTAAACCAATGGCAACGCTGTTTGTTGAGTACAAAGACAGCGGTAAGAAAGATGCCACCGGTCGCGCCATCCTTGAGAAGCAGGAAGAGGTGATCAACGTTGCGAATATCCAGTCTCGTCTGGGTAACAGCTTCCGTATTACCGGTATCAATAACCCGAACGAAGCGCGTCAACTGTCGTTGCTGCTGCGTGCCGGTGCGCTGATCGCGCCAATTCAGATCGTTGAAGAGCGGACTATCGGCCCGACCATGGGTGCACAGAACATCACACAGGGTCTGGAAGCGTGCTTGTGGGGTCTGCTGGCATCTATCGTGTTTATGGTGGTTTACTACCGTAAGTTTGGTGTGATTGCTACCTCGGCGCTGATTGCTAACCTGGTGTTAATCATCGGGGTGATGTCGCTGCTGCCGGGTGCCACGCTCACCATGCCAGGTATCGCGGGTATTGTCTTGACGCTGGCGGTGGCGGTTGATGCCAACGTACTGATCAATGAACGTATCAAAGAAGAGCTGAAGAATGGTCGGTCGATTCAACAATCGATTCATGAAGGTTATAAAGGTGCGTTCTCCAGTATCGTCGATGCTAACGTAACCACCCTGATTACCGCCGTCATTCTGTACGCTGTGGGTACCGGTTCGATTAAAGGCTTTGCGATCACTACCGCCATCGGCGTGGTGACCTCAATGTTCACTGCAATTGTCGGTACACGTGCCATCGTCAACCTGTTGTACGGCGGCAAACGCATCAACAAGCTGTCTATTTGA
- the ribH gene encoding 6,7-dimethyl-8-ribityllumazine synthase → MKIIEAAVATPDARVAIVIARFNNFINESLLSGAIDALKRIGQVKDENITVVWVPGAYELPITARALAKAGKHDTVIALGTVIRGGTAHFEYVAGEASSGLASVAMNSDIPVAFGVLTTENIEQAIERAGTKAGNKGAEAALTALEMINVLKAIKA, encoded by the coding sequence ATGAAGATTATCGAAGCAGCTGTTGCCACTCCCGACGCTCGCGTTGCAATTGTTATCGCGCGCTTTAACAACTTCATCAATGAAAGCCTGCTGAGCGGCGCAATTGACGCGCTGAAGCGTATCGGCCAGGTAAAAGATGAAAATATCACTGTCGTCTGGGTTCCAGGTGCTTATGAATTACCGATTACCGCGCGTGCGCTGGCGAAAGCCGGTAAACATGACACGGTAATCGCGCTCGGCACGGTAATCCGTGGCGGCACCGCGCACTTTGAATATGTTGCTGGTGAAGCCAGCTCTGGCCTGGCAAGTGTTGCGATGAACAGCGACATTCCGGTGGCTTTCGGTGTTCTGACTACCGAAAACATCGAGCAGGCCATTGAGCGCGCCGGCACCAAAGCGGGTAACAAAGGCGCAGAAGCTGCGCTGACTGCACTCGAAATGATTAATGTATTGAAAGCCATCAAAGCCTGA
- the ribD gene encoding bifunctional diaminohydroxyphosphoribosylaminopyrimidine deaminase/5-amino-6-(5-phosphoribosylamino)uracil reductase RibD has translation MRDEFYMARALELARRGRFTTTPNPNVGCVIVRDGEIVGEGWHQRAGEPHAEVHALRMAGDKAKGATAYVTLEPCSHFGRTPPCCDALITAGVQRVVAAMQDPNPEVAGRGLYRLKQAGIEVSHGLMSHEAEALNRGFLKRMRTGFPWVQLKLGASLDGRTAMASGESQWITSPQARRDVQRLRAQSSAILSSSATVLADDPSLTVRWEELDSASHAAYAAEDLHQPLRVIIDSQNRVTPQHRLINLPGNSLLARLQPDRQAWPESVEQLKVPALNQRIDLVSLLMLLGKRQVNTLWVEAGASLAGALLTAGVVDEVIVYLAPKLLGDHARGLCHLPGLTQLADAPEFSFSDVRQVGPDLRLTLSPR, from the coding sequence ATGCGAGATGAATTTTACATGGCCCGTGCGCTGGAGCTGGCGCGCCGGGGCAGATTTACCACCACGCCGAACCCCAATGTTGGCTGTGTGATTGTTCGTGACGGCGAGATTGTCGGTGAGGGCTGGCATCAGCGCGCCGGGGAGCCGCACGCTGAAGTGCATGCGCTGCGCATGGCCGGTGATAAAGCCAAAGGCGCGACCGCTTACGTTACGCTCGAACCCTGTAGCCACTTTGGCCGCACGCCCCCCTGCTGTGATGCGCTGATTACTGCTGGCGTGCAGCGTGTGGTCGCCGCCATGCAGGACCCTAACCCTGAAGTGGCTGGGCGCGGGCTTTATCGTCTGAAGCAGGCGGGCATTGAGGTCAGTCATGGCCTGATGAGCCATGAAGCCGAAGCCCTTAATCGCGGCTTTCTTAAGCGTATGCGCACCGGTTTTCCGTGGGTACAGCTTAAACTGGGTGCCTCACTGGATGGTCGCACGGCGATGGCCAGCGGCGAAAGCCAGTGGATCACCTCACCGCAGGCGCGGCGTGATGTGCAGCGACTGCGGGCGCAGAGTTCGGCGATTCTCAGCAGCAGCGCCACGGTTCTGGCAGACGATCCGTCATTGACGGTGCGCTGGGAAGAGCTGGACAGCGCCAGCCACGCAGCTTATGCCGCAGAAGATTTACATCAGCCGCTGCGGGTGATTATTGACAGTCAGAACCGCGTGACGCCACAGCACCGCCTGATTAACCTGCCGGGTAACAGCCTGCTGGCGCGTTTGCAGCCGGATCGGCAAGCCTGGCCAGAGAGCGTGGAACAGCTGAAAGTTCCGGCGCTGAATCAGCGTATCGATTTGGTCTCTTTATTAATGCTGTTGGGCAAACGTCAGGTAAATACCCTGTGGGTTGAAGCCGGAGCCAGTCTGGCAGGTGCATTGTTGACCGCTGGTGTGGTCGACGAGGTGATAGTATACCTTGCGCCAAAATTATTGGGTGACCATGCGCGCGGCCTGTGTCATCTGCCTGGGCTAACGCAACTGGCTGATGCACCAGAATTTTCTTTTAGCGATGTCCGTCAGGTTGGGCCAGATTTGCGCCTGACGCTGAGTCCTCGCTAG
- the yajC gene encoding preprotein translocase subunit YajC yields the protein MSFFISDAVAAAGAPSQGSPYSLVIMLVVFGLIFYFMILRPQQKRAKEHKKLMDSIAKGDEVLTTGGLVGRVTKVAETGYVAIALNDTTEVVVKRDFVAAVLPKGTIKAL from the coding sequence ATGAGCTTTTTCATTTCTGACGCAGTGGCTGCAGCAGGCGCGCCGTCTCAGGGAAGTCCTTATTCTCTGGTAATCATGCTGGTAGTATTTGGTCTGATTTTCTACTTCATGATCCTGCGTCCGCAGCAGAAGCGTGCGAAAGAGCACAAGAAGCTGATGGACTCCATTGCCAAAGGTGATGAAGTGCTGACCACCGGTGGTCTGGTAGGTCGTGTGACTAAAGTCGCTGAAACCGGTTATGTAGCAATTGCGCTGAACGATACAACGGAAGTTGTGGTCAAACGTGATTTCGTGGCTGCCGTTCTGCCGAAAGGTACGATAAAGGCGCTGTAA